The window GCCGCGTAGGCCACCAGCGCCATGAACATCAGGAAGCGCGGATCCCGCTTGAGATAGAGCCCGATCAGATAGGCCGTATGCTGGCCGATCACGAAGAAGCTCACCACGTCTTCCCAGAAGAACGATTCGTGGAAGAGATACTGGCCGAAGACGACCTTCTCCCAGATCGCGCCGGTGACCATGATCGTGTAGAGCACGGCCGTCTTGACGACGATGGAAATATTGGCCGCCATGAGCCCCTCGCCCGTGCGCAGATAGCGCAGGACGAGCACGACCGAAACCGCCATGACCAGGAACTGGACAGGCGCGAGGATCCCCTGAACGAGGGTCCACTTGGTTTCGTCGCGACGCTTGCGCTCTTCCGGCGTGTAGAGGCCGGTCCGCTTGGCGGGCGCAGACGCGTGTGCGGTGGCGTCGGCCTGAGGGGCCGGCGTCGGGTGGGTAGGTACAACAGTCATCTAGCCGTCTCTTCCGGGGGTTCGCTGACCCAGATGGGCTCGATGCTACGATTGGACCGAGCGGTTGTCAAGCATTATTGACGTACACTTTTCTTGACAACTGGACTGGCCGGTACCATACTCGGCAATCCCCAGTCCGTGGCGGGCCCTGCCCGGGTCCGTCACGCGTAGAGTGTGTGCTGTCACCCGGACACCGGTTCACCTCGCCTTTGCGTCACGTACCTGTTTCGGCGAAGTTCGGCGGCGGTTTTGTGCCGTCTGGCCCTCGTACGGCCAGTGAACTCGCATCAACCGGCACGGGCCACAGCCCTGTAGGCATGGATACCGCCCCCTCCCCGCGGCCCAGCGATCGACTGGAGCGCCTTGAGCGCACCATCCAAAACGAGATTGTCCCCCGGCTGCTGACCAGCCACCGGGTGGGTCCCGTTTCTCCTGCCATGGCCAACGCCGTGGCCCGCACGCTCTCCGACGACGACGTGCAGACGTTCGTCCGCGCCGTGCGCAGCGCCGATGACCAGCGCGCCGTGCAGTTCGTGCGCCGGGTCATCGCCGAGGGCGCATCTATAGAGGCGGTCTATCTGGACCTCCTGGCCCCGTCGGCGCGCCGCCTGGGCGAGATGTGGGACGAGGATGAGTGCGACTTCGTAGAAGTCACCGTCCCGCTCGGGCGCATGCAGCGGCTACTGCGCGACCTCTCGCAGGTCTTCCTCGCCGACGCCGGCCAGGCGGAGCCGGTGGGCAGCGTCCTCCTCACCTGTGTCCCGGGCGAGCAGCACACGCTGGGCATCATCATGGTGGGCGAGTTCCTGCTGCGCGACGGCTGGCGGGTGCTGGTCGGCGCCCCGTGGACCGATGGCGATCTGCTGGCGATGGTCGGGACCGAGTGGTACGACGTCATTGGTTTCTCGGTGGGCTGCGAAGCTCGCCTGAGCTCCCTCCGTCGCGACATCCGGCGCCTGCGCAGCGCGTCACGGAACCCGAACGTGCAGATCATGGTGGGCGGTCCGGTCTTTGCTGAAGACCCGTCGCTCGCCGAGCAGGTGGGCGCCCACGCCATTGCGGCGTCCGCCCGTGAAGCGCCGCATGTGGCGCGCGCCCTCCTCCCCGAGGCGCGGGCCTTTGCCCCCGATGGATTGCCGCCGAATTCGGCAGGCGAGCATGGCCAGTCCGGTGATCCCCAGCGAAGGGCTTAACTCCGCCTTTGGCGAACTCGATGCCAAGGCCGCTGCGGCGTTGCTTGCCGTAGCGGGAGATGTGGCATTGGTGATGGACGGCGCCGGCGTGATCCGCCATGTGTCGCTGAGCGGGAGCGAGACGCAGTTCGACAACTCCCAGAGCTGGGTCGGGCGGCCGTGGACCGAGACGGTCGCCCCCGACTCCCGCTCGAAGATCGAGACCCTGGTGAAGGAAGCCACCATTCAGGGGATCTCGAAGCGTCGCCAGGTGAACCACGTGCTGGGTGAGGCGGCCGATGTGCCCGTCGCCTACACGGCGCTTCGCCTCGGGCGCGACGGCAGCCTCGTGGCCGTTGGCCGCGACATGCGCCACGTGTCCGCGCTGCAGCAGCGGCTCGTGGAAGCGCAGCAGGCGATGGAGCGCGATTACTGGCGCCTGCGCCATGTCGAGACGCGCTATCGCCTGCTCTTCCAGCTCGCGAGCGACGGCATTCTCGTGCTCGATGCCACGTCGCTCAAGGTGCTCGACGCCAACAGCGCCGCCGGGCAGATCTTCGCCGAATCGCCCGACCGCCTCATTGGCCGCACCTTCCCGTTCCAGACGGATGCGGCGGCGTCGCGCGTGCTCGAAGATCTGATCTCGCAGGCGCGCAGTGCCGGTCGCGCCGGAGACGTCGCGCTGGCGCTGCAGGACGGGCGCAACTTCTCCGCGTCGGCCAGCTGCTTCCGCCAGGAGAGCTCCACGCTGCTCTTGGTCCGCTTCTCGCCGACCGATGCACCGGCGCCCGCGGGCGCGTCGGGCTCAAGCCGTCTGGTGGACCTGCTCGAGCGTTCGCCCGATGCGTTCGTGCTGACCGACCTCGATGGGTTCATTCTCACCGCGAACCGCGCGTTCCTCGACATCACCGAACTGGCGAGCGAAGAACAGATCCGCGGCACCGCGCTGAGCACGTACATCGGCCGCCCCGGCGCCGACTTCCCGGTGTTCACCAGCATGCTGCGGCGCAACGGCGTCGTGCGCCTGATGGCCACCGCAGCGCGCGGCACGCACGGGCATCAGAGTGAAGTGGAGGTCTCGGCGGTCTGGTCGCCCGAAGGCGAGGAGCCGTGCATCGGCTTCATCATCCGCGACATCGGCCGCCGCCTGGCGAGTGGCCCGCAAGGCGCCCGCGACCTCACGCGCGCCGTCGAAGAGCTGACCGGACTGGTGGGACGGGTGTCGCTGCGCGATCTGGTGCGCGATACCGTAGACCTGGTCGAGCGGCACTTCATCGAAGCGGCGCTCGAACTGACGAATGACAACCGCACGTCGGCCGCCGAGGTGCTGGGTGTGAGCCGCCAGAGCCTCTACGTGAAGCTCCGGCGGCATCGCCTGGTCACGCCCGGGACCGAGCGGGAAGAGGAAGAGGAGTAAGTGGACGTGATCCTCCGGAATTGGAACCCGTCCCCGTGGCTGTGGCTTGGTACTGTCAACCAGACGAGACAGTCATGACCGTCAGCTACCAGGCACGCACTGCGGCCACCCGCCCGGATCCGCGGGCGGTCCTCACCCTCCTCAAGCCGGTCACGTGGTTCCCCCCGATGTGGGCGTTCACGTGCGGCGTCATTTCCGCCGGCGTGCCGTTGCACAGCGAGCGTCTCTGGACGCTGGCGCTGGGGATCGGGCTCACCGGCCCGCTGGTGTGTGCGTCGAGTCAGGCGGTGAACGACTGGTTCGACCGGCACGTCGATGCCATCAATGAGCCGAACCGCCCGATTCCGTCGGGGCGCATCCCGGGCACCTGGGGGCTCTACATCGCGATCTTCTGGAGCGCGCTCTGCGTGCTCGCCGCGCTGCCGCTCGGCACGTTCGGTCTGGGCGCCGTCGCCATTGCGCTGGCCTTCTCGTGGGCCTACAGCGCACCGCCATTCCGCTTCAAGCGCAACGGCTGGCTCGGGAACGCCGCCGTGGGCTTCACCTATGAAGGGCTCGCGTGGGTGACCGGCGCCGGCATCATGCTTGGTAACGTCGTGCCGCCGGCGCCGCTCCTGACGCTCGCGGTGCTGTACAGCATTGGTGCGCACGGCATCATGACGCTGAACGATTTCAAGGCGATCGAGGGCGACCGCACCATGGGCGTGAACTCGCTGCCCGTGCTCCTCGGCCCGCTCAATGCGGGTCGCGTCGCGTCCGCCGTCATGCTCCTCGCGCAGGCGGTCGTCATCAGCCTCCTCGTGTCGTGGGGGCGCCCGTGGCATGCGCTGGCGATTGGCGTGCTGGCGTGCGTGCAGGGCGGCATCATGGTGTGGTTCCTCAAGAAGCCGGTCGAGCGCGCGCTCTATCTCAGCGCGTTCGGCGTGCCGTTCTACGTGAGCGGGATGATGATCGCGGCGTTCGCGGTGCGTGTGCTGCCCCTCGTGACGGAGGCGTCGCGCGGATGACGAGTGCCGTGGCTCCCGTGCGCGCGCGCGCGTCCACGACGGTCGAGGTCGCGGCGCGTGCGTCGACGGCGACCCTCAGCTGGTGGCAGCTCACGCGTCTGGGGCTGGTTCAGGCGGCGATCGGCGCGGTGGTGGTGCTCCTCACCACGACGATCAATCGCGTCATCGTGGTGGAGCTGGGGTTGCCGGCGAGCGTGCCGGGGTTTCTGGTGGCGCTGCACTTTGGCGTGCAGCTGATCCTGCGGCCGCGGCTTGGCCATGCGAGTGATCGCATCGGCTCCCGCACCGCCTGGATTCGCGGCGGGCTGCTGGTGTGCGCGGTGGGCGGCGTGGCCGTGGCGGCGTCGCTGCCGGTGATGCGCACACAGCCGGCGCTCGGCATCGCCCTCGCGGCGCTGGCGAGTGTGCTGCTCGGCGCCGGTGTGAGTGCGGCCGGCACGCCGCTGCTCGCCCTCATGAGCGAACGGTCCTCCACATCGCAGCGCGCCGGCGCGGCCGCGATCACGTGGATCCTGATGATCGTTGGCATCATCATCACCAGCGTGACTTCGGGACAGCTGCTCGATCCCTTCTCGTTCGATCGCCTGATTGCGGTGGCCGGCGGCGTGGGCGTCGTCGGCTTTGTCGTTTCCCTCGTGGCGACGCTGGGCGTCGAACGCGGCCCGCGGCCCACACCGGCTGCCGACGCGCGCGAAACCACGGGCGGCTTCGGCGAGGGGCTGCGCACCGTGCTCGCCGAACCGGCAGCGCGTCTCTTCGCCGGCTTCGTGTTTCTGGCGATGTTCGCGTACAGCGCGCAGGATCTCATTCTCGAACCGTTTGCCGGCATCGCCTTCGGGATGACGCCGGGCGAGAGCACCTCGCTGTCGGGGGCGCATCACGGGGGCGTGCTGGTGGGGATGATCGTGGCGGCGCTTATCGCGACGCGCCGCGGGCAGCTGCGTCACTGGGCCGCGCTCGGGTGCCTGGCCTCGGCGCTCACCTATGTGGCGCTCGCGTTCGCGCCGGCCATCAACGATGTGCGCATCTTCCGCGCGATCGTGATGCTGCTCGGTCTCTCGAATGGTGTCTTCGCCATCGGTGCCATCGGGTCGATGATGGCCCTCACCGGCGACCGGACGGATGGACGCGCCGGGCTGCGCCTCGGCGTGTTCGGCGCCGCGCAGGCGCTGGCCTACGCGATCGGGACGCTTTCCGGCGCTGCCGGTGTGGATGCGGCCCGCGCGCTGCTCGATTCCCCGCTGCGAGGCTATCTCGCGGTGTTCGCGGTGCAGGCAGTCCTGTTTGCGGCGTCGGCGGTGCTCGCGCTGCGGAGCGCCTCGCGCGACCACGCGACCTCGGTCTTCCAGAGCAAAGGGGAGATGCTCCCCGCGGTGCTGCAGTCATGAGCGAAATCGGTCAGATGGACACGGAACTCTTTGACGTGGTGGTGGTGGGAGGTGGCCCCGCCGGCGCCACGGCGGCGCACGAGATGGCCTGTGCCGGCCGCAAGGTGCTGCTGCTTGATCGTGCCGGTCGCACCAAGCCGTGCGGTGGCGCCGTGCCGCCGCAGCTGCTCCGCGATTTCAAGATCCCGCAGTCGCTGCTGGTGGCCCACATCAACACCGCGCGGGTGATTTCGCCGACGGCGTCCAAGGCGGACATGGACGTTGGGAACGGCTACGTGGGCATGGTTGACCGCGACGTGTTCGACGAGTTCCTGCGCGAGCGGGCCGCCCAGGCGGGCGCCGAGCGGCGTGTCGGGACCTTCACGCAGTTTTCGCGTGACGCCGAGGGGGTCGCCACCCTGACCTACACCGAAGGACGCAGCCGGCATGGCGCGCTCCGGACGGTCAAGGCGCGCTACGTGGTCGGAGCCGACGGGGCCCTGTCCCCCGTGGCTCGCCAGTGCATCAAGGGGGCCCACCGGGCCAAGCACGTCTTTGCCTACCATGAGATCGTGAAATCCCCGACTGTGGACAGCGAGACGTTCGGGCATGATCGGGTGGACGTGTACTACACCGCCCCCCTCTCCCCCGACTTCTACGCCTGGGTGTTCCCGCATGGCCCGACGACCTCGATCGGGACCGGGACGTTCCAGCGGGGCTTCGGGCTCAAGGAGGCGGTGGCCAAGCTTCGCGCCGATACGGGAATGGATGCCCTGGAAACCATTCGCCGCGAAGGCGCCCCGATTCCCCTCAAGCCGTTGCCCCGCTGGGACAACGGCCGCGATGTCGTCTTGGCCGGCGATGCGGCCGGGGTAGTGGCGCCCGCGTCCGGAGAAGGCATCTTTTACGCGATGACGGGAGGCCGTCTGGCCGCCGAGGCCGTGGACCGGGCGCTGTTGACCGGTAACGCCAAGGCGCTCCGGCTGGCCCGTCGGCGGTTCATGCGCCTCCACGGCGTGGTCTTTCTGGTGCTGGATATCATGCAGCGCTTCTGGTATAACACGGACAGTCGGCGGGAGGGCTTTGTGGCCATCTGTCGCGACCGTGACGTTCAACAGCTCGTTTTCGACGGGTACATGCAAAAGCGCTTGGTCATGGCCAAGCCGTCCGCGCACGTACGGATTTTCTTCAAGAACCTGGCGCACCTTGCCGGTCTCGCGACCGCCTGAGCCGAGCTTCGATCCCCTCCCCCGATGCTGATCTCGATCGCCATCGATTTTCGTCACGCTGACGTCGCTACGCGCGAGCGCTTCCATCTGTCCGAGGAGCGGCTCACGCAGCTCTATCGCACGGCGCGGACCGACGTCATCACCGAATCGGCCCTCATCGCCACGTGCAATCGCACGGAGCTGTATGCGTGGGTCGACAGCGACAACCGCGACGATATCGAACAAGCTGTGCAGTTGCTGGCCCGCCGCTGGATGCGCACGCGCGCCGACGGTGAGCAGCTCCTGCAGACCGCGACGCGCCGCGAAGGCCACGAGGCCGCGAGCCATGTGATCCGCATCGCGTCCGGGCTCGAATCGCAGGTCCTCGGCGACGGGCAGATCCTGGGTCAGCTCAAGGCGGCGTACAAGCGGGCCTCGCGCGGTGACGCGGCGGGTCCGGTGCTCCATCGGCTGTTCGAAACCGCGCTGCGCGCCGGCAAGCGTGTGCAGACGGAAACGTCGCTCACGGCCGGCCGGAACTCGGTGGGCGCGGAAGCCGCCATCACGGCGTCGCTCCGCTTCGGAAATCTCGAGAACGCGCGCTGCGTGGTGATCGGGGCCGGCAAGACCGGCGCGCGCGCGGCGAAGCAGCTGCACAAGCTGGGCGCGCGCGACATCGTGGTCATCAACCGTACGCCCACGAAGGCACAGGAGCTCGCCGGCATGGTGCACGGCCGCGCTGCCGCGTGGGATACGATGCACGTGGAAGCGGCGATGGCCGATGTGGTGATCGTGGCGACCGGCAGCGAAGTGCCGGTGATCACGGCGCCGGCGCTGGCCCGTGCGCGCGAGGCGTGCGCGTCGTCGGGCTATGCGCTGCTGCTGATGGACCTCTCGATGCCGCGCAACATCGATCCGGCCGTCATCGAGCAGGCCGGGGTGACGCTCGTCGACCTCGACACGCTGCACCAGCCCGTGCTCGACGCCGAGACGATGCGTCGCGAGGCGGTGCCGCAGGCCGAAGCGATTTGCCACGAGGAGACGCAGGCGTTCATGGAGTGGGTCGCCACGATGCCCGCGCGTGATGCCATCCGTCCGTTGCGCGAGGCGCTCGAGGATGTGGCGCGCCGCGAAGTGGCCTTCCATGCGAAGGACGAGAGCGTGGCCGAGAAGGCGGCCAGCCGCATCGTCGCCAAGCTCCTGGCCGGCCCGATGGCGGCCCTCCGCCGCTCGCTGCAGCGCGGCGAGGATCTCGATGCCCAGGCGATGATGCTGCTCGAGATGTTCGCCCCGCCGGCGGGGTCGGCGCCCAAGTCGCTCCGGACCACCGGCGAGCGCGCCATTCCGACGCCCGAGCGCGCGATGCCAACGCCGACGAGTTCGTCGGCCGTACCGGACGATGCCGCGGCGCCCAAGCCGGCCGACCGAAACGCGGTCCCGGACGTACGTTCCAGAAGCCTGGCCTTCACGCCAGAGCAGGTTTCCTGAGGTCATCGCCGCGCGCCAAGTCGGGCGCCGGCGATCCTCTTCCGCCGTTAGCGCCCGTTTGACATGAACGACCTGTTGTTGCGCGCCCTGCGCCGCGAGGCTGTGGACCGTCCGCCCGTGTGGATGATGCGCCAAGCCGGCCGCTACCTGCCCGAATACCGGGCCGTGCGCGCCAAGTCCGACTTCCTCACGATGTGCCGCACGCCGGAACTCGCCACGGAAGTCACCCTCCAGCCGATCGATCTCGTCGGCGTCGATGCCGCGATCATCTTCAGCGACATCCTCGTGATTCCCGAAGCGATGGGGATGCATCTCACGCTCGATGAAGGCGTGGGACCGCAGTTCTCGTCGCCGATCCGGCGCCCTGAGGATCTGGCGCGTCTGGCCCCGGTGGAGCCGGAAGACCAGCTCAAGTACATGCTCGACGCCGTGCGCATGACCAAGCGCGAGCTCAACGGCCGCGTGCCGCTGATCGGCTTTGCTGGCGCGCCGTGGACGCTGGCCGCGTACATGGTGGAGGGCAAAGGCACGAAGCAGTTCGCCGTCGCCAAGAAGATGCTCTTCGAGCAGCCGGCGCTGGCGCATGCGCTGCTCGACAAGCTCGCCACGGCCGTGGGTGACTTCCTCGTGGCGCAGGTCGCCGCGGGTGCGCAGGTGGTGCAGCTGTTCGAGTCGTGGGCCGGGGCGCTCGGTCCGCAGGAGTTCCGCACCTTTGCCCTGCCCTACCTGGCGAAGGCCGCGCAGCGGGCGCGTGAGGCCGGCGTGCCGGTGATCGTGTTTGCGCCGGGTGGTGGCTGGGCGCTCAGCGAGATTGCCGCGGCGACGCACGCCGATGCGATCGGCGTGGACTGGCACACGGCGCCGCAGGACGCGCGCCGCATGCTCGATCCGTTCAACGTGGCGCTGCAGGGGAATCTCGATCCGTGCGCGCTCTACGCGCCGACCGACGAGATCCGCGCCCGCACGCACGCGATGATCGAAGCGTTCGGGCCGCGTGGCCACGTCGCCAATCTCGGCCACGGCATTCTCCCCGACATGAAGCCCGATCACGTGCGGGCCTTCATCGACGCGGTGAAGGAATGGCAGTGGACGGAGGAGCGCATCGCGCGCTTCGCCTCGGCGCAGTCGCTGGTGGGCGCGGCGTGAGTGGCGGCACGAGTGTGACCGCCGCGCCGACGAGCCGTCGGGCCGAAGCCACGCGCTGGATCGCGGGGCTGCACGATGAGCTCACGTCGTTCTTCGGCCGGCTCGATCGCGGCGGCACGTTCACCGAGGATCGGTGGGAGCGTCCGGGCGGTGGGGGTGGCGTG of the Gemmatimonadaceae bacterium genome contains:
- the bchF gene encoding 2-vinyl bacteriochlorophyllide hydratase, which gives rise to MTVVPTHPTPAPQADATAHASAPAKRTGLYTPEERKRRDETKWTLVQGILAPVQFLVMAVSVVLVLRYLRTGEGLMAANISIVVKTAVLYTIMVTGAIWEKVVFGQYLFHESFFWEDVVSFFVIGQHTAYLIGLYLKRDPRFLMFMALVAYAAYTVNAIQFILKLRAARLQEAAEKAARAAAMPEGQAA
- a CDS encoding cobalamin B12-binding domain-containing protein, coding for MANAVARTLSDDDVQTFVRAVRSADDQRAVQFVRRVIAEGASIEAVYLDLLAPSARRLGEMWDEDECDFVEVTVPLGRMQRLLRDLSQVFLADAGQAEPVGSVLLTCVPGEQHTLGIIMVGEFLLRDGWRVLVGAPWTDGDLLAMVGTEWYDVIGFSVGCEARLSSLRRDIRRLRSASRNPNVQIMVGGPVFAEDPSLAEQVGAHAIAASAREAPHVARALLPEARAFAPDGLPPNSAGEHGQSGDPQRRA
- the ppsR gene encoding transcriptional regulator PpsR, whose product is MASPVIPSEGLNSAFGELDAKAAAALLAVAGDVALVMDGAGVIRHVSLSGSETQFDNSQSWVGRPWTETVAPDSRSKIETLVKEATIQGISKRRQVNHVLGEAADVPVAYTALRLGRDGSLVAVGRDMRHVSALQQRLVEAQQAMERDYWRLRHVETRYRLLFQLASDGILVLDATSLKVLDANSAAGQIFAESPDRLIGRTFPFQTDAAASRVLEDLISQARSAGRAGDVALALQDGRNFSASASCFRQESSTLLLVRFSPTDAPAPAGASGSSRLVDLLERSPDAFVLTDLDGFILTANRAFLDITELASEEQIRGTALSTYIGRPGADFPVFTSMLRRNGVVRLMATAARGTHGHQSEVEVSAVWSPEGEEPCIGFIIRDIGRRLASGPQGARDLTRAVEELTGLVGRVSLRDLVRDTVDLVERHFIEAALELTNDNRTSAAEVLGVSRQSLYVKLRRHRLVTPGTEREEEEE
- the chlG gene encoding chlorophyll synthase ChlG produces the protein MTVSYQARTAATRPDPRAVLTLLKPVTWFPPMWAFTCGVISAGVPLHSERLWTLALGIGLTGPLVCASSQAVNDWFDRHVDAINEPNRPIPSGRIPGTWGLYIAIFWSALCVLAALPLGTFGLGAVAIALAFSWAYSAPPFRFKRNGWLGNAAVGFTYEGLAWVTGAGIMLGNVVPPAPLLTLAVLYSIGAHGIMTLNDFKAIEGDRTMGVNSLPVLLGPLNAGRVASAVMLLAQAVVISLLVSWGRPWHALAIGVLACVQGGIMVWFLKKPVERALYLSAFGVPFYVSGMMIAAFAVRVLPLVTEASRG
- a CDS encoding BCD family MFS transporter, with translation MTSAVAPVRARASTTVEVAARASTATLSWWQLTRLGLVQAAIGAVVVLLTTTINRVIVVELGLPASVPGFLVALHFGVQLILRPRLGHASDRIGSRTAWIRGGLLVCAVGGVAVAASLPVMRTQPALGIALAALASVLLGAGVSAAGTPLLALMSERSSTSQRAGAAAITWILMIVGIIITSVTSGQLLDPFSFDRLIAVAGGVGVVGFVVSLVATLGVERGPRPTPAADARETTGGFGEGLRTVLAEPAARLFAGFVFLAMFAYSAQDLILEPFAGIAFGMTPGESTSLSGAHHGGVLVGMIVAALIATRRGQLRHWAALGCLASALTYVALAFAPAINDVRIFRAIVMLLGLSNGVFAIGAIGSMMALTGDRTDGRAGLRLGVFGAAQALAYAIGTLSGAAGVDAARALLDSPLRGYLAVFAVQAVLFAASAVLALRSASRDHATSVFQSKGEMLPAVLQS
- a CDS encoding geranylgeranyl diphosphate reductase, which gives rise to MSEIGQMDTELFDVVVVGGGPAGATAAHEMACAGRKVLLLDRAGRTKPCGGAVPPQLLRDFKIPQSLLVAHINTARVISPTASKADMDVGNGYVGMVDRDVFDEFLRERAAQAGAERRVGTFTQFSRDAEGVATLTYTEGRSRHGALRTVKARYVVGADGALSPVARQCIKGAHRAKHVFAYHEIVKSPTVDSETFGHDRVDVYYTAPLSPDFYAWVFPHGPTTSIGTGTFQRGFGLKEAVAKLRADTGMDALETIRREGAPIPLKPLPRWDNGRDVVLAGDAAGVVAPASGEGIFYAMTGGRLAAEAVDRALLTGNAKALRLARRRFMRLHGVVFLVLDIMQRFWYNTDSRREGFVAICRDRDVQQLVFDGYMQKRLVMAKPSAHVRIFFKNLAHLAGLATA
- the hemA gene encoding glutamyl-tRNA reductase → MLISIAIDFRHADVATRERFHLSEERLTQLYRTARTDVITESALIATCNRTELYAWVDSDNRDDIEQAVQLLARRWMRTRADGEQLLQTATRREGHEAASHVIRIASGLESQVLGDGQILGQLKAAYKRASRGDAAGPVLHRLFETALRAGKRVQTETSLTAGRNSVGAEAAITASLRFGNLENARCVVIGAGKTGARAAKQLHKLGARDIVVINRTPTKAQELAGMVHGRAAAWDTMHVEAAMADVVIVATGSEVPVITAPALARAREACASSGYALLLMDLSMPRNIDPAVIEQAGVTLVDLDTLHQPVLDAETMRREAVPQAEAICHEETQAFMEWVATMPARDAIRPLREALEDVARREVAFHAKDESVAEKAASRIVAKLLAGPMAALRRSLQRGEDLDAQAMMLLEMFAPPAGSAPKSLRTTGERAIPTPERAMPTPTSSSAVPDDAAAPKPADRNAVPDVRSRSLAFTPEQVS
- the hemE gene encoding uroporphyrinogen decarboxylase, producing MNDLLLRALRREAVDRPPVWMMRQAGRYLPEYRAVRAKSDFLTMCRTPELATEVTLQPIDLVGVDAAIIFSDILVIPEAMGMHLTLDEGVGPQFSSPIRRPEDLARLAPVEPEDQLKYMLDAVRMTKRELNGRVPLIGFAGAPWTLAAYMVEGKGTKQFAVAKKMLFEQPALAHALLDKLATAVGDFLVAQVAAGAQVVQLFESWAGALGPQEFRTFALPYLAKAAQRAREAGVPVIVFAPGGGWALSEIAAATHADAIGVDWHTAPQDARRMLDPFNVALQGNLDPCALYAPTDEIRARTHAMIEAFGPRGHVANLGHGILPDMKPDHVRAFIDAVKEWQWTEERIARFASAQSLVGAA